The Calothrix sp. PCC 7507 DNA segment AATGGGCAGGGGGAGAAGATTACTAACTCTTGACTCTTGACCCTTGACTTCTTACTCCAAACTATCCTTCAGAGCATAAATCACCTGATCTTGCTGTTGGGTTGTCAGTTCAGGGAACATGGGCAAGGATAAAACCTCATGACAGGCTTGCTCGGCTACTGGCAATTGTCCTGGTTGATAATCTAGATGTTGATAAACTGGTTGCAAATGCAGAGGGTGGGGATAGTAAACCGTTGAGTTTACACCCCGTTCTTGTAGTTGACTACGCACCGATTCCCGATATGCGGCACTAGAGCCATTCTGCCCTTGACTGGAGATGCGAATAGTATATTGATTCCAGACGCTCACACCTCCAGTTAACTCTTGGGGTGTGACTATACCAGCAACTTGACTCAGAAACTGGTTATAGTAAGTGGCGATCGCCCGCCGTTGTTGATTCCAATCATCGAGATGAGGCAGTTTAATAGCCAGAATCACTGCTTGGATGGCATCTAAACGGCTATTGACACCAATTTCTTCATATTGATAGCGATTTCTCTGTCCATGCTCTTTGAGTATCCGCAGCTTGGCAGCGATCGCTGGATCATTAGTTGTAATTGCGCCACCATCACCACAAGCACCGAGATTTTTGGTTGGGTAGAAACTAAAACAACCGATGTGTCCAATGCTGCCAACTTTTGCACCACCCCAACTAGCTCCTGTAGACTGAGCGCAATCTTCAATTACTGCTAAATTGTGAGATTGAGCGATCGCCATCAGCGTCGTCATATCGACAGGTTGCCCAAACAAGTGAACTGGGATAATAGCTTTGGTTTTGGGTGTAATTGCCGCCGCTACTTGCTGCAAATCTATATTCAACGTAGTAGCATCAATATCCACAAAAACCGGCTTTGCACCCACAGCACTGATTACCTCGGCTGTAGCTACGAAGGTGAACGGTGTAGTAATTACTTCATCTCCTACACCAATCTCTAAAGCTCGTAGCGCGAGAAACAGAGCATCAGTACCCGAATTACAAGCTACACAT contains these protein-coding regions:
- a CDS encoding DegT/DnrJ/EryC1/StrS aminotransferase family protein — translated: MIQSVNSIPAFDIKQQYTTIETEVSAAVLDVLVSGRYIGGPLVEGFEKQFAAYHGVTACVACNSGTDALFLALRALEIGVGDEVITTPFTFVATAEVISAVGAKPVFVDIDATTLNIDLQQVAAAITPKTKAIIPVHLFGQPVDMTTLMAIAQSHNLAVIEDCAQSTGASWGGAKVGSIGHIGCFSFYPTKNLGACGDGGAITTNDPAIAAKLRILKEHGQRNRYQYEEIGVNSRLDAIQAVILAIKLPHLDDWNQQRRAIATYYNQFLSQVAGIVTPQELTGGVSVWNQYTIRISSQGQNGSSAAYRESVRSQLQERGVNSTVYYPHPLHLQPVYQHLDYQPGQLPVAEQACHEVLSLPMFPELTTQQQDQVIYALKDSLE